The Luteitalea sp. nucleotide sequence CTTGGCGGCGAAGTCGATGCCGCGAGACGGCAGATCGAAGGCTTTCTGTGGCTCGCCAGTGGCCCTCGCGAGCGCGGCCGCAATCTTCTCGTGGTCGAAGGCAGGCTGCTTCTCCAGCGTCGCGGCGTCGACCATCACGAACTGGTGCCCGCCTTTGACGGACTTGCGGTACCAGAATCGATTCGTGTCGTCGATCCAGCGCGCCGGTCCCGCGATGTTCTCAGCGGCCGCCTCGTATCTCTCGCGAAGACTCGTCGCCCTCTCGTAATCGGCAAGCGTGCCCTGGGCACCCGCGAGCGCAGGCGCCATGATCGCGACCGACAGGAGAATGACAGATCGGAGCGAGCGCACCACCCCCACGGCGACCTCCGTTTCTCTGGAAGATACACGTAGCGCAGGCCTTCCGGCCTGCCAGTCCATGTCCCCAGCCGTACACGGGCAGGCCTAAAGGCCTGCGCTACTGACTGGTCTCAGACTTCTGTTTCGCCAAGCTGGCGCGCCCCTCCTCGACCATCTCTTTGATTTCTTCCATCAGAGCGGGCACGTGATAGGGGATGCCGTCCTTGAGCGTCCACTCGATGCCGCCACCATGCGCGTTCTGTACAGAGGTGTCGCCAGGATTGACTGCCGAATAGTTGTTGACCACCTTGTCGCCAACCATCATCACGTCGGTGCCGTACGGATTCAGGAGGCGCAGGTTCTCGAGCGGGTTCCCGTTGACCACCAAGAGATCGGCAACGAAGCCGACCCGCACACGGCCGATCCGGTCCTCGAGCCCGACGACCTTCGCGCCGTTGGCGGTCGCATGCGTGATCACCTCGAGCGGATGGAAGCCCGCCTCCTCGTGGAGCTCGAGCTCGCGGATCATCCCAAACCCGTAGAGAGATCCGTACAGATAGCCGGCATCGTCACCCGTCGTGATGACGCCGCCCTTGACGCCAAACTCACGCAACGCGTCCATCCACACCCGATACGTCTGCCTCCATCGGGTCTCTTGCGTGTTGGTCCAGCCGAGCCAGTACGTGGCGTGACGCTGAAGACTGGGCTTGTAGTACTCCGCGAGCGAGGGGTGGAGATAGTCCTCGTACCAGGGCAGATTCTGGGCCTTGAGCAGATCGCGCGACGCTTCATAAGTCGACATCGTCGGGCTCCAGGCGACGCCCTGCTCGACCATGAGGTCGAGCAGCTCGGAGAGCTTCTTCCGATCGAGGTTGCGCTGGATGTAGAGCTCACCGGCCCGGCCGAAGCGATGGAGCTCGTTGGTATAGTTCGTCTCGGGCGGGAAGTCTTGGATGCCGTCGAGCGCGGCGTCCGCGACGCCGTAGAAATGCTCGATGCAATCGACGCCCAGCTCCACATAGTCTCGAGCCGTGGTCTCTTCCACACCGATGTGCGTCGTTGTCCGCAGGCCCACCTTCTCGGCCTCGTCCAGCAACGGCTCGAGCTGGTCCCGGTCGAGGCCGCCAATCTTCAAGCCGTCGCCACCGGTCTCCTTGACCTTGCGGACCCCTGCCCGGATCTCGTCGGGAGTCCGCAGCTTGCCCATCGACGGACGTTCGTAGACGAGGATCCGCGGCGCGACGATTCGATGGGCCGCCGATTCGGCACGCCACTTCTTGGACTTGTCGTAGTCGCCGCCAACCTCGCGCGCGGTCGTGGTGCCGGACGCCAAGTAGAGGTTGCGCTCGTACTGAATGGGCATCGGGATGCCCTTCTTGCGCTCCTCGTGCCAGTGCATGTGCGTGTTGACCATGCCAGGCATGACGTACTTGCCCGTGGCATCGATGATGGCATCCGGCTGCGGGGGCGGCTTCTCATCATCCTCTCGGCGATCGGTCGGGTTGGACGACTGGATGCGCGTGATGAGCCCATCCTCGATGTGGATGTTGACCGGACCAAAAGGCGGCTTGCCGCTTCCGTAGATGACCATGGCGTTGCGGATCAGCAGCCGCTTGTACTGTGCGGCATGCTTGGCAGTCGTGCTCGCAGAGCCGTCTTGGTCTTGTGCCTTGGTGCTGGTCTGCAGCAGCCATGACGTGACTGCAAGAAATCCCCAGAGGAGCACCCATTGCGCGCGCCGACGTCGAGCCATCGAAACCTCCAGTTCAGGTGCTTGGTCCTTGGTCCTTGGTGCGCCTGCGCCGTTGGTGCAGCATCGGTACCGGTCGGCGCCAGGCGTTTCGACGACAGCCCTGAGGCTCGTCGCCCGCACCAAGCACCAAGCACCAAGGACCAAGAACCAAGGACCTACAACACACCCCGAATCATTCCACCATCGACCTGTAACGAGGCGCCGGTCGTATAGGCCGACGCGTTCGACAAGAGAAACACGGCAGCCAGAGCAAACTCCTCCGGGGCGCCGTAGCGTGCAAGTGGGATGGCCCGCTCGCTGCGGGCCCGTTGCTCCTCGGCCGAGATGTTCGCCTCGCGGCTGCGCGTCTCGTCGAGCTCGCGGACGCGGTCGGTTTCAATGCGCCCTGGAAGCAAATGATTCACGCGGATGCCTTGCGGCGCAAGCTCATTGGACAGCGTCTTGGCCAGCGCCGCCACGGACGCGCGCACGACATTGGATAGCGCCAGATTGGGAATCGGCTCCTTCACGGCCGACGATGTCGACAAGACGATGCTGCCTCCCCCACGCGAGACCATGGTGGGCACGGTCACCCGCACCAGGCGGACGGCGCTCAAGAGCAGGAGCTCGAATGCCATCTGCCACGCCTCATCGTCGACGCCGAGGGCCGTGCCCGACGGCGGGCCGCCCCCGTTTGCAAACAGCAGGTCGACGCCGCCGAAGCGACGAACCGTGGCGTCGTGCCATGCCGTGATGGCCGGGCCCGATCGAAGATCCGCCTCGACGGGAAGCACGGCGTCCGCCCCGGTCTCCGCTTCGAGCCTGTGCGCAGCTTCGCAGATGGCCTTCGAGCGCCGCGAGGCAATCGAGACGTGTGCTCCTTCCTGAAGCAGAGCCCGAGCGACCGCCAGTCCGAGCCCGCGGCTCGCGCCGCCGACCATCGCAACCTTACCCTTCAAGCCGAGATCCATGAGGCTCCTTCCTGGGCCGCCGTCCATCGCAACAGGCGATCGAGGGCGACCAGGGTGGTGGAATCGAGTTGAGCGCCGGGCGCCCGCGTCGCCGCGTCGGCAATGGCACCTCGCCGGCGCAGGATCTCCTTGCGAATTGCCATTCCGATACCTTCTTGGAACTCGAAGCGCATCAGCGGAACGAAGCGATAGAACACGTCGGCCGCCGTGTCGACATCGCCTGCCCGATAGAGCCGGACGATTTCCACGAGCGATTCCGGGTACGCAAACCCGGTCATCGCGCCCGCCGATCCTGCCAGCAGCTCCTCGAGCAGAAAGACGCCGCCGAGCCCACCGAAGATTGCCACACGTCCCTCCCCCGTCCGCTCCAGGATGCGGGTGATTTTGACGGGTGTCGGCGGATCCTCGAGCTTGATTGCTCGTACCGCTGGGACTTCCTCGGTGATCCGCGCCAGCAACCACGGTTCCATGGCGTAGCCCGAGATGGGTGGATAGTCCTGGACAACGATCGGGATGTCCACCGCTTCGGCCAAAGCCACGTAATGACGCACGACCGCGTCAGAGTTGAGCTTCGGCATCCGCGGCGGGCTGACCATCACAGCCGCGGCCCCCGCCGCTTTGGCCGCGCGGCTGTACTCGATGCAGCTGCGCATCCCATCGGCAGTCGTGCCAACGACGATGGGAACGCGCCCATCGACCTGCGCCATGACGATGTCAGTTGCCAGATGGCGCTCGGCCTCCGAAAACCGTGCAACCTCGCTCGTCACGCCCAGCGCGGTGAGCCCATCCACACCGGCGGCGAGCGCCAGATCGACAACGCGGCGCAGTGATGCCTCGTCGATGTCGGCGCTTCGCGAGAACGGGGTCGGCAGAACCGAGTAAACACCTTGCACTTCCTCTCCTCTTCCTTGTTCCCTGATTCCCGAATCGTGAATCCCGAAGGACCTTACGAATCGCTACCCAGCACCGTCAAATGGATTCTGCTAATCGGCCCATCACCCGCCTTCGCTTGCCTCCGGCGAGCTACGGCGAGGCAAGCCCGTTTCCTCTTTCCCGTTTCCGGTTTCCCGAGTCCCGAATCCCGAACCCCAAATCCTGACTGCACTGCACCGTGAACGATCACGATTGTGATAGCGTGTGCACGATGACATCTGCCGTGGGCGAGCCTGTCACGATCGGCGTCATTGTCGGTAACCGCGGCTTCTTTCCGTCGCATCTCTGCTCGGCCGGCCGCCAGGAGATCCTAACCGCTTTGGAGGGAGCAGGCCTCGGGGTCGTGGCGCTGACGCCGGAAGCGACCCCCTTTGGCGCGGTCGAGAGCCTGGCGGACGCGCGTGCCTGCGCCGAGCTGTTCAAGACGCACCGCGACCAGATCGACGGCGTCCTGGTCTCGTTGCCCAACTTCGGCGACGAGCGGGCCGTTGCCAACACGCTGCGTTGGGCGGGGCTCGACGTGCCGGTGCTCATCCACGCCTTCGCCGACGACAGTGAGCGGATGAGCATCCAGTTCCGCCGCGACAGCTTCTGCGGCAAGATGTCGGTCTGCAACAATCTGCGCCAGTACGGCATCCGCTACTCGCTCACGACCCGGCATACCGTCGTGCCGACCCACGCCTCCTTTCGGGAGGATCTGCAGCGGTTCGCCGCAACGTGCCGTGTCGTGCGCGCACTGAAGCGTGCGCGCATTGGTGCGATTGGTGCACGCCCGGCCGCCTTCAACACCGTGCGGTACAGCGAGAAGCTGTTCGAGCGCGCGGGCATTTCGGTCGAGACACTTGATCTCTCGGAGCTGCTCGGTTGGATCAGGCGACTGGAAGACGAGGAGGCGGCGGTTCAGCAAAAGCTCGAAGGCATCCGCGCGTACACGCGTGTCGAAGGAATCCCCCCAGCGAGCCTCGTCAAGATGGCAAAGCTCGGCGTCGTCATTGATCGCTGGATGGCGGAGAAGGAGCTCACGGCGACCGCCATCCAGTGCTGGACCGCGCTCGAAGAGTTCTACGGCGTCGTGCCGTGCACGCTGATGAGCATGATGTCGAGCTCGCTGCTTCCCAGCGCGTGCGAGACCGACATCGCCGGCCTGGTTGGCATGTACGTCCTACAGGCAGCCTCGCAGCAGCCAGCAGCGCTCCTCGATTGGAACAACAATTTCGGCGACGATCCCAACAAGGGTGTCGTCTTCCACTGTTCGAATCTGCCAAAGGCTTTCTTCAGCGACCAGCGCATGGACTATCAGGAGATCATTGCCGGCACCGTGGGCAAGGAGAACACGTTCGGCACGATTGTCGGCCGGATCGCACCAGGGCCGTTCACCTACTGTCGTGTGTCGACAGACGATCTCCGCGGCACGATCAGCTCGTATGTGGGTGAGGGGCGCTTCACGGAAGATAGGCTCGAGACCTTCGGCGGCTACGGCGTGATCGAGATCGCGGATTTCCAGCGCCTGTTGCGCTTCGTCTGCCAGCAGGGCTTCGAGCACCACGTGGCCGCCACGCGCGCTTCCACTGCCGGCGCCATCGAGGATGCATTCTCTACGTATCTCGGCTGGGAAGTTTATCGGCACGGCCCGTGAGGGGGGAAAAGGGGACAGGCCCCTTTCCCCTTCGCGCCCATCTGTGGAAGCGTGCTGCCACGTCCGCCAGCCCAGTGAGAAAAGTCATGTGCCCATAAGGGGCGAGACTTCTTATACTCAGCGCAATCATGAGAGCTCGTGTCTTCGTCGGTGGCGCGACGAACAGGAGAAGGTGCATGCTTGTTCGTAGCTTGCTCATGCTGGCCGTGATGGCGTTTACGGCGCATCCCACGATGGCGCAGCACTACCAGAGTGATTTTCCTCCAGAGGAATTCAGGGCGCGCTGGCAGAAGGTGTTCGAGCGTATCGGTGAGAGCGCCGTCGCGGTGGTGCAGGGGATGCCGCAGACGGACGGATTCATCCTTCCACGGCAGTTCAACACGCTCTACTACCTCTCTGGCATCGAGACGCCTGGTGCCTACATGCTGCTCGACGGGCGCACCAAGCAGGTCACGCTCTACCTCCCACCGCGCGACGAACGTCTCGAGCGCGCCGAGGGCAGGGTGCTCTCGGCAGACGATGCGGAGCTCGTGAGGCAGCTCACGGGAGTAGACGATGTGAAGCCGGTGGACGCCATGGCGGCCAATTGGCCAAGTGGGACCGTACCGCCCTCCAACCGACGGGAAGGCACGCCACCGGTTGCCCTCTACGCGGAGCTCAGCCCCGCCGAGGGCGCGGGACAGAGTCGGGGTGAGTTGATCTCCGCAGAGCTCGCGCGTGTCAACGACTTCTGGGACGCCGGCGTCTCACGACAACGTCGATTCGTCGAGCTCTTGCGGGCCCGTCATCCCCGCGTGGAAGTCAGGGATCTCAACGCTATCCTCGACGAGCTTCGCAGCATCAAGAGTGTCCGCGAGATCGCCTTGATCCGCCGCGCGTCGCAGCTGGCCGGCCTTGGTCTGATGGAAGCCATACGCAGTACCGAGCCGGGCGTCGCAGAGTACCAGCTCGACGCCGCCGCGCGGTACGTGTTCCTCGTCAACGATGCGCGTCTCGAAGCCTATCGATCGATCACGGCGAGCGGCACCGAGAATATCAACAACATGCATTACTTCCGCAACTCGGCGACGCTGAAGGACGGCGACCTGGTGTTGATGGACTATGCGCCCGATTATCGCTACTACGTGAGCGACATCGGCCGCGTCTGGCCGGTCAATGGAACCTACGCCCCGTGGCAGCGCGAGTTGCTGCAATTCGTGCTCGAGTATCACAAGACGGTGCTGGCGCGCGTCCGGCCCGGTGTGACGCCCGCGCAGGTCATGGAAGAGGCGCGCAAGGCGATGGAGCCGGTCTTCGCGCGCACGACCTTCTCGAAGCCGATCTACGAGCAGGCAGCGCGGCGCCTCGTCGACACGGGTGGCGGCGTGTTCTCGCATACGGTCGGGATGGCGGTACACGACGTCGGCAGCTATCGCGACGGCTTGAAGCCTGGCCAGGTCTTCTCGGTCGATCCTCAGCTCCGCGTGCCCGAAGAGAATCTCTATCTACGCTACGAAGACACCGTCGTCGTCACAGAAGATGGCGTCGAGAACTTCACCGACTTCCTGCCCATGGAGCTGGACGACATCGAAAAGCTCGTGCGGGAAGAAGGCATCGTCCAAAAAGTGCCGCCAACGCCTCACGTTGATCAAGCACCTCCCTTGATCCCTTGATCCTGATTCCTAGTCCATAGAGTCCCTCCAAGACGACTCACTCTTGTGGCAAGAGGGCTCGCAGTCAAATGAGTTGTGCTGATGTACCGATCCATGCTCAGCCCGAGGTGTTGCGGACCCTCTTCGGCGAAGGTGGCCTCCGCGCTCTTGGCCAGAACGCGGGCGGCTCCTGTCGAAGACAAGAAGGTAAGGGTGCCCTCGCGGCTGCGTAGATCCTCGTAGACCTTCCATCTCTGGCCACCCTGCTCGAGCTCGCAAATCAGTGTGTGGCCATCGATGCTGACAGGCGATGGGCCGTCAGTCCTACTGGCGGCCATCACCTGCGCGGCTGCTGTCACTGGAGCCGGCGTCTTGATTGCTGCAGCAGCTGCGGCGAGATTCTGCAAGAAGTGTCGACGGTCCATTGCACGTTCTTTTGCCGACACTCTCCGTGGCGCCGCCGCCTCCGGTCAAGAGAATTGCAGTAATGACCCGATAAGCCTTGCGATCTATGGGCTCGAGCTTCCGCCCTCGCCCTTCGCGCGCTCATTCGGTTCTGAGGAGCACGGCCGGATCGATGGCCCATGCACGTCGAACAGCGCCTGCGCTGGCGCCAGTCGTCGCAGCAAGGAGCAGCAGCGCCACGCCGGCGTAGCTGAACGGATCACGAACCGCGATGCCGTAGACGAAGCTGGCGAGCGCTGTGCTCGCGACGGCCGCGACCGTCAGACCAACCGCCACACCGGCGACCGCAGGCACGAGGCCCTGGGCGAGAACGAGATTCGTCATGTCGCCTCGGCTCGCTCCCATCGCCATACGAATCCCCAGCTCTCGCTGCCGCTGGATCACGAAGTATGTCGTGAGGCCGTAGAGGCCCAGCATGGCAAGCAGCATGGCTACCAGTGCAGCACCGGCTGCTGCCACAGCCAAGAGCCGCTCTTGCGCCATGGATCCGGTGATCATCTCGCTGAGGGTGGTCAGCTTGGGCGCCGGGAGGTGTGGGTCTACCGCGCGCAGCGCGTCGCGCAGGGCGCCTTCCACAGCGCCCGGCTGCATCGCACTACGAAACAGCACGGTGGGCTGATTTCTGCGTACGTGTGTGTGAGGCACATAGAGATGCGGCGCTGGCGGCTCCCGCAGGAGCGTCGTTGTCGCGTTTTTGGCCACGCCAACAATCTGCGCATCCAGCAACGTCTCGCCCATGCGCAATACGAGCGGTTGCCCCAGCGGACGAGCGTCTCGTGCGAGCTGTTGGGCGAGTAGCTCGTTTACTACGACTGACACGGGCTCGCCAGCGTCGCTCTCTCGAAATCCCCGGCCAGCAATGAGCGGCAGCCCAATCGTTTGGAAGTAGTCCGAGCTGGCAACCGTGTACGCGACGGAACGTTCAGGCTGAGAGCCATTCGCTGCCAATGTGAGCGTCGACTTCACCATACTGAGCGGCGGACGGTCGGCAAGGCTCACGGTCTCCACGCCAGGGACGGCACGCAATTGCTCGAGCAAGCCACGGCGCAGCCGAAGCGCCAGGTGCTCGTCGACCGACACCCGATCTGAAAGGGACAGATCAATCGACGTCATGGCGACCGGTGCGCTGGTGTCGAATCCTGCGTCCACGTCCTGCAGCTGGCGCACGCTCTGAATCAGTAGGGCGCTGACAACCAGCAACGTCGCTGCGCCGGCGACCTGTGCGAGGACGAGCAGGCGCCGAAGGGAGAAGGCACCTCGCTGGACGCCCGCGCCTTCGCCGCTGCGGTCGCCGAGCAACGCGGTCATTGGAGTAGACGCATCGCCGCGGCGCAAGGCGGAGAGGGCGCTGACTAACACCAGAAACAGCGCGCTGGCGACCGTGAGCGCGGCGACGATGGTCAAGCTGCGCGCGTCGAGCCCCATATCGAGTCGAATGGGAATTCGAAACAGTGCTCGTCCTGCCTCGAGGGCCGAGGAGAGGAGCACCGTACAACTGGTCCCCAGAAGCGCGCTGGGCAGGGCGAGCATCAGGGCCTCGAGCAGCAGTTGCTTCCCGAGACGGGCGCGAGAAGCACCCAGGGCCTGGCGGATGAGCAGCTCTCGGCGTCGCCCCAGCATTCTCGTCGTCAGCAGCGTCGCGGCATTTGCGCACGCCACGAGCCACACGAGGAGCACCAGCCCGCCGATGACCGCCAGCATCAGCTCCACGGATGACCGGTGTCCCACCCAGAAGCGTGTGTACTTGGCGGGCAGCACGGTTGCAGACCACTGCTTGTTGGTGTCTGGTAGCTCACGAGCGAGCTGTTGAGTGACACCGATCGAAGTCAGCTTGGGCGGACGAGGCCTCCACTCCTGGCCGAAGACGACCGACGAGGAGGAACGAGCGGGCTTCCCGCGCTTCGAGAAAAGGTCTGTTTGCGAAGATAGACACTGCCGACGGCAAATGGACGACCGGGACCCAGAGGTGAGGTGCCGGCCCCCAATCCTTCGTCAGACCAGAAAAGCTTTCGGGCGCAACACCGGCAATCGCAAATGAAACGCCATTGATGCGTAGTGAACGGTCACCAAGCTCGAGGTCTTCGCCGAAATGCTCGCGCGCGAAGTCCGGGCTCACGACCGCCACGGGAGGCGCAGACACCACATCGTCTTTGGGCATGAGCAGCCGCCCTCGCGATGCTCGAAGACGAAGCAGCTCGAAGTAGTTCCCAGTGACGATTTCGGCCTGCACCTGTTCTCGCGTGCCGGTTGTGCTCTC carries:
- a CDS encoding amidohydrolase family protein yields the protein MARRRRAQWVLLWGFLAVTSWLLQTSTKAQDQDGSASTTAKHAAQYKRLLIRNAMVIYGSGKPPFGPVNIHIEDGLITRIQSSNPTDRREDDEKPPPQPDAIIDATGKYVMPGMVNTHMHWHEERKKGIPMPIQYERNLYLASGTTTAREVGGDYDKSKKWRAESAAHRIVAPRILVYERPSMGKLRTPDEIRAGVRKVKETGGDGLKIGGLDRDQLEPLLDEAEKVGLRTTTHIGVEETTARDYVELGVDCIEHFYGVADAALDGIQDFPPETNYTNELHRFGRAGELYIQRNLDRKKLSELLDLMVEQGVAWSPTMSTYEASRDLLKAQNLPWYEDYLHPSLAEYYKPSLQRHATYWLGWTNTQETRWRQTYRVWMDALREFGVKGGVITTGDDAGYLYGSLYGFGMIRELELHEEAGFHPLEVITHATANGAKVVGLEDRIGRVRVGFVADLLVVNGNPLENLRLLNPYGTDVMMVGDKVVNNYSAVNPGDTSVQNAHGGGIEWTLKDGIPYHVPALMEEIKEMVEEGRASLAKQKSETSQ
- a CDS encoding SDR family oxidoreductase, producing the protein MDLGLKGKVAMVGGASRGLGLAVARALLQEGAHVSIASRRSKAICEAAHRLEAETGADAVLPVEADLRSGPAITAWHDATVRRFGGVDLLFANGGGPPSGTALGVDDEAWQMAFELLLLSAVRLVRVTVPTMVSRGGGSIVLSTSSAVKEPIPNLALSNVVRASVAALAKTLSNELAPQGIRVNHLLPGRIETDRVRELDETRSREANISAEEQRARSERAIPLARYGAPEEFALAAVFLLSNASAYTTGASLQVDGGMIRGVL
- a CDS encoding dihydrodipicolinate synthase family protein; this encodes MHDSGIREQGRGEEVQGVYSVLPTPFSRSADIDEASLRRVVDLALAAGVDGLTALGVTSEVARFSEAERHLATDIVMAQVDGRVPIVVGTTADGMRSCIEYSRAAKAAGAAAVMVSPPRMPKLNSDAVVRHYVALAEAVDIPIVVQDYPPISGYAMEPWLLARITEEVPAVRAIKLEDPPTPVKITRILERTGEGRVAIFGGLGGVFLLEELLAGSAGAMTGFAYPESLVEIVRLYRAGDVDTAADVFYRFVPLMRFEFQEGIGMAIRKEILRRRGAIADAATRAPGAQLDSTTLVALDRLLRWTAAQEGASWISA
- a CDS encoding fucose isomerase — translated: MTSAVGEPVTIGVIVGNRGFFPSHLCSAGRQEILTALEGAGLGVVALTPEATPFGAVESLADARACAELFKTHRDQIDGVLVSLPNFGDERAVANTLRWAGLDVPVLIHAFADDSERMSIQFRRDSFCGKMSVCNNLRQYGIRYSLTTRHTVVPTHASFREDLQRFAATCRVVRALKRARIGAIGARPAAFNTVRYSEKLFERAGISVETLDLSELLGWIRRLEDEEAAVQQKLEGIRAYTRVEGIPPASLVKMAKLGVVIDRWMAEKELTATAIQCWTALEEFYGVVPCTLMSMMSSSLLPSACETDIAGLVGMYVLQAASQQPAALLDWNNNFGDDPNKGVVFHCSNLPKAFFSDQRMDYQEIIAGTVGKENTFGTIVGRIAPGPFTYCRVSTDDLRGTISSYVGEGRFTEDRLETFGGYGVIEIADFQRLLRFVCQQGFEHHVAATRASTAGAIEDAFSTYLGWEVYRHGP
- a CDS encoding M24 family metallopeptidase, whose protein sequence is MRARVFVGGATNRRRCMLVRSLLMLAVMAFTAHPTMAQHYQSDFPPEEFRARWQKVFERIGESAVAVVQGMPQTDGFILPRQFNTLYYLSGIETPGAYMLLDGRTKQVTLYLPPRDERLERAEGRVLSADDAELVRQLTGVDDVKPVDAMAANWPSGTVPPSNRREGTPPVALYAELSPAEGAGQSRGELISAELARVNDFWDAGVSRQRRFVELLRARHPRVEVRDLNAILDELRSIKSVREIALIRRASQLAGLGLMEAIRSTEPGVAEYQLDAAARYVFLVNDARLEAYRSITASGTENINNMHYFRNSATLKDGDLVLMDYAPDYRYYVSDIGRVWPVNGTYAPWQRELLQFVLEYHKTVLARVRPGVTPAQVMEEARKAMEPVFARTTFSKPIYEQAARRLVDTGGGVFSHTVGMAVHDVGSYRDGLKPGQVFSVDPQLRVPEENLYLRYEDTVVVTEDGVENFTDFLPMELDDIEKLVREEGIVQKVPPTPHVDQAPPLIP
- a CDS encoding FtsX-like permease family protein translates to MLPAKYTRFWVGHRSSVELMLAVIGGLVLLVWLVACANAATLLTTRMLGRRRELLIRQALGASRARLGKQLLLEALMLALPSALLGTSCTVLLSSALEAGRALFRIPIRLDMGLDARSLTIVAALTVASALFLVLVSALSALRRGDASTPMTALLGDRSGEGAGVQRGAFSLRRLLVLAQVAGAATLLVVSALLIQSVRQLQDVDAGFDTSAPVAMTSIDLSLSDRVSVDEHLALRLRRGLLEQLRAVPGVETVSLADRPPLSMVKSTLTLAANGSQPERSVAYTVASSDYFQTIGLPLIAGRGFRESDAGEPVSVVVNELLAQQLARDARPLGQPLVLRMGETLLDAQIVGVAKNATTTLLREPPAPHLYVPHTHVRRNQPTVLFRSAMQPGAVEGALRDALRAVDPHLPAPKLTTLSEMITGSMAQERLLAVAAAGAALVAMLLAMLGLYGLTTYFVIQRQRELGIRMAMGASRGDMTNLVLAQGLVPAVAGVAVGLTVAAVASTALASFVYGIAVRDPFSYAGVALLLLAATTGASAGAVRRAWAIDPAVLLRTE